The Amphiura filiformis unplaced genomic scaffold, Afil_fr2py scaffold_176, whole genome shotgun sequence genomic interval tttgattttcattccaaattgaagctacttttgcaaaaaagcaAGTTTTTCATCATCGATGCGTCCGACTTTACGGGGGCAATGCGCTTGTTTATCATATGCACTATTGCATATtatagtcagtttgagaccatAAATTTTCGTAAGCCCCTCTGTGGTGCAATTGATTAGCGCGCTTGACTCGTACTCTTCTAGTCTATGAAATAGTTTTCAGCTGGACAAGtagtacgggttcgagtccctgtgtgttccaattctattattttcttttcttaattttctctttttctgtcttctttcttgttcgtttctttctttctgactgcagtgattgattgtttttgcgttttttttaatattatataattcaggaataggcctactagtactaGTCTCAATAGGCgcagcctatataggcctatgaatattttttacaaattagatattggttgttggttttgttattgttgttgtagttattgttgtatatattgcataatcagggtaggcctactaggcctattcaggccttgccgtctagattttaaaggcgagtggttaatcactcgctagcatgatgcgagtggtcgaattttcacgaATACCACTTATTTGGATATAATCAAGTAGAGTTCCGGTCTTAACACGGCACTTGtgaatttatgttgaaatgcgcgctaAGCGCACAAGAACCTATGACTTTCCCCGCTTGGAAAGGGCACAtaatcgattaaatgctgaattggctggttcgatggctgattttgggagattcgcagcgagtgatatttagtgcctatggcgagtggaaaatcgctcactagaaatcgagtttgggcgagcggtggggAGCGAGAGCAATCGCACGCCTCAAAACGACAAGgcctgcctattatagcctatagcagcattgatttatttcacgacagatatcatctaaggataatatttaaaaaatttaaaatattatccctgcaacataggatgactcacatgccacggtttcataggttcgtggtcattgtgcatgtagattgatacaccaagtatgattgagttcatttttttctgcatggctgtttctactattaacttacgcccctctggaatcaagccttgaaaaatccattgTATAACCTTACGTGGGTATTTTTTGTGTAACTTTGTTAGAAAATAATTTGTCAACTTAACTAATATGTGCATGTCCTGTTTCAATCAAAAATACTGCATAATAAGTTGTTCAGTGGactgcaactttatttaatttcacctCTGCAGGACCCGTAATTCACATATAATATTGTCAATAAGAATATATTGCATggtttggttcaaaattggatgtgcaatatgtgtaaataaatatatataataaatatattgctTTAACCACTCTTGATATAATCATATGAATATTGAATATGGTTAATATTTTATTTGCAGGAGACTTTTGTAGCGGTTATCAGGTGGGTCAACCATGACTTAGAAAATCGAAAGGAACTGGCTATAGACTACCTTGAGAAGTTTAAGCCACATAAGTTTCAATCTGACATACTACAGAAAGCCCTGGATGATGGAATGAAAGAAATCCCTGAATGTAAAACAGCACTGGAAGACGTGCTAGGCATACAAAACAAGACTACATCTCTACAAAGGGCATTTGAGATTACACAGCAACCTGACTCAGAGGATTCTGACTCAGAGGATTCTGACTCAGAGGATTCTGACTCAGAGGATTCTGACTCAGAGGATTCTGGTATGGCAAAGTATGCCAAGGAGTACATGGAAGAAAACTTCACTTACTTGTCAAAACAGCCAGATTTCTTGGATCAAACCACAACAGAATGCATGGATCTATTCCTAAAGAATTTCTTTGATGACCACCAATCATACAGATATCATAAAGAGAAAGTTGTGAGTACTGTACCTTTCATCAACCATCTGAGTTTCAAGTTAAGGTTAAATAAGTTGTAGGTGGCCTGAAAACCAAAacgttttaatttttaaaattcaattaacCTCTTATTTTAAATCAGCTCAGAATTTATGGCAACATATGATGCatatcacatatatatatatatattaatatggTCAagtcagtgcagagtaggttagatccccatggtttaggatatggattaattgtcttaaaggtcatatatattgctaggacaacatcatatcattggcaagctaatattatgaggacaatgaaaatgactcttttttgtttaaaattgatattccgaaaaaccaacttaagcgatgagttccttcaaaCAAGAccgatttgacctagaaaaatgaCTGTGCCAGCTTTGCGAGtaaggactataaacattctcaatgcacagaacgtatactgttgttgttcacagaaaaaaaacctctgaattaagtattacaaatttaatgtttttttaaacatatggataaaatcagccgattctttttttatatattagtaaattgtgatataacaattcatatgtatatcaatatcatgagaaatatttgggctaaaaaataaaaaaataatttgagcttaagaATCTCAGCATcttcaatctgagactagcatataaaccgtgttaagtccacaaactcacgTATCTGATTTCCCTAGtgtgatattgcaatgctatagttattatagtttcagttggatgaaatattacaaaacaaacgcatagtaacaatactgtgtgatgctgtttcccaaatgagaacaatagtctgcatattgttatgcagcattgttatggtaaataataatacaactcattgttgctaatgtcaaacctGTCAAAgtgatcacacaagtaaatgggAGCATGATACAGTGTCTGCTTTATTTACTTATGTCATCAGctgctgccttgaaaattaatttcgcttcaaacgggggaagaacatgtACAAGctcgaactttacccacacaatttctcttttttcagagaaatacacataaaaaaattgcaacaagtgtcaacttgtaatgtaataattattctcttcgaatagagctaaacttgtttttgcaatagacctgccctttaaacttatggaaaagaaatcctaatctattttgtatggaaatgttacaatatggcttgaaGACTAGCAAACATTTTTCTCTATATATTATGACTAGTGAACCTTTTCCTCTATGACTAGTGAACCTTTTTCTTTATTATGAACCTTTTTTCCATTATGACCAACGAACCTTTCTTCTTTACGACTGGCAAACCTTTATCTGTATTATGAACAAGCGagcttttttttatttccccctTATGACTGATGAATTTTTTATGACAATTGACCCTTTTGACTTATGAGCCTTATGACTGACCCTTATGACTAATGATCCTGATGATTAGTGACCCTCATGACTAACGGGTGCTCCACAATCCTCTGCATCCAAGATTATTTTTGTCAGATGCATTGGGGCAGCAGGATGTTCATTTTGAGGTGTCCCAATGCCGAAGTATTATGTCTATGGCATGCAGGTGTGTACAAACGCTACCCCTGCTAAAGACAAGAAATCATAGAGGAAAACaagtttaaaggcccattcagtgccTTGCAAAATTAAACTTGAGTTCCGTACAAgttacttaaaagtgaaggataagtcattaccCCAAGACAAAGACACCAAATGAAACACATCCAAAGTGTTATATTCCTTGCCACACTACTCAGCCATTGAAAACGGTCAAGATTTATTTTGTATATTCATCAAaaacatacatacacaattcaCAATTTAATGAATATAAATAGCAAAGGCTAAAGGCTTCAATTCAGCAAAAGTAATCATTAAATTATTTGACATTTATGCAAAAGCAAAAAAGGCTGGATGCGAATTACTCCAAGATATCGGAAAGCGTGATACTTTAAGctaaagctgaaagtgaaataCCCCCTATATCTGAAAGCGAGATACTTTAAGCAAAAGCTGAAAAGCTGGAATGTGAATTACTCCAAGATATCAGAAAGCGGGATACTTTAAGCAAAAGCTGAAAAGCTGGATGTGAGTTACACCATATAGCTGAAAGAGAGGTACTTTGGAAGCAAATGAGAAAATTATAGCTGAAGCCTTTAGCATATTTTAATtatcatatttaatattttactgctGGTGATTGGAGCTCGCGAAAGATTCCCGAGCTTCCTTGAGGAAAAGttccttcaaaaatttcaaatcaaAAGAATTATTACATTTTTCTTTAACATTGTACATATAAAGccattattttatataattaatatcaaattgcACTCCCACCAACAAAACCACATCCAATCTGGAATACTTTGCAACTTATGCGCACCCTGCAAAGTAAGGAAGAGCAAAAAACGACCAGATTTTTTGGGGATGGTGGGTgggtaaataaaaaaatttatgaccGTCCTCAATGATGGCTGATTGTGTTGTGATTTGGCTATACCAACGCAACCGAATAAACAACCAAGCCTGCCCTGATTGGCCAAACCCCGACAAGAACACAATGGATGCTTTATGCAAACTAAACATGTGATGACCCGCGGTCATTCTAACATGTCCTTTCGTGCACGTCCCTGCAAGCGGGCCTGGGAGCACCCATTTCTCTGCAGGGGCAAATTTTGATTCTTCATGATTGATCACATTCAAAATCtttattaaaattgtcattgaGTATCtttcaaatttggcaaaaaaaattggAGGAAACCAGCAATATtggcaaagttgaagccccattcaaatatgtGGAgccaatttctctacttaagtaaaaaaataaattttcatgtaaaatatcctattttgtctttaatacacagctttcggctcaACCAGCCTATGTAAGCACATCTTTGCTACAAACAAGGtgcaaaaaactgaatttttatgattttctgaatgagcaaatcaggCCTTTTAAGCATGAACTTGAATTAAGTGTTTTGGGGCAATTATTTTGTTCCACTATATAGGCACTGAGTTAGAAAAGGCTTTGTCAACATAAGATGCATATGTTCTGTTACAAACAAGAAGTTTGCATTCAAGTTGAACATTTCACTTTATCCCCATGAACTCTGCAGGGCCATAAATGACCTATATGATATCACCAATAAGAATAGCTTGCATGGTTTGGTTCAAAAATGGGTGTACAATATTTGAATGTAGCATTACACTATATTAAGGAGTACCTCTTGGCTCTTGTCTAATGAACTACTCTTGTTAAAAGCATACAAATATGGTAAACATTGCATTTACAGATCATTTTTGAGGCTGTTACCAGGTGGATCAACCATGACTTAGATCATCGAAAGCAACTGGCTATAGATTACCTATCAGAGTTTGAGCTACATACGCTTCAATCTGACATACTGCAGAAAGCCCTTGACGGAGGAATGCGAGATATTCCAGAGTGTAAAAGAGCACTGGAAGAAGTGATAGGCATACAAACTAAAACTATGTCTCTACAAAAGGCATTTGAGATTTCACAGCAACCTGACCCACAGGTTTCTGATACTGCAAAGCATGCCAAGAAGTACATGGAAGAAAACTTCACCTATTTGTCAAAACAGTCAGACTTTTTGGATCAAACAACAACAGAATGTATGGAAAAGTTTCTACAAATTTACCTTGACTACAGTTACAGATATCATAAAGAGAGACATGTGAGTATAGTTAATGTATTTCACCAAGCTTATTGCCCAGAAGTAGAGAGCCTACTTTTCTCTCAGCACACAATGAACAAATATAAGCACCTACCAAAAAATGAGTTACTCAAAGCACACGAGTGCTTGGAATAAATAATGATACATGAATAGAAACACACTTGCTACACTTTAAAACTACACATGTTCTAATTACagcaaagaatttttttttctttctgaaacTAAAAACAAGCCTGTAAAAAAGGCCAAGTGCATAGGGCTATGCACAAGAATGACTTTCAGATACTTATACATACATTTTCATACAATGAAATATATTAGGCCTAAAAGACAATTGTGATTTTCATAGAAGACAACAGACATGATAGAATGGGTATTATAATGTTTTTTGTCTTTTGTTTCATGTAGTATTTTTGTCTTTTGTttcatgtagtattttgtaggcctaccaactagatgctgtgcaataattatgtgcaccccagggtggtgaattctcgaAAATGATCTGCCAAAAACTTCTTGCCCCTTTCAAAATgctaaaaaatctttgcccccccttacacatgccagattttggggaaccccaatttaaaacctgaaattgtctAATCATGTGATTGTGAGCACAGTGAGCAGAAAATATTGCATAATGTGAATATTTCATAACCTTTccaaacttattcattgcatttcTACATACATACCTAGCGCACACAAAATACTGTTTGAGCACACTACAGTTTAATTAGGGCAAATTTAACTTGACACTCCTCTTTTCATCATTATCAATACTTCTTCTTATGTAAACTTTTCGTTACTTTAGTGATTAAGGGTGCCTACTCTttattaactttataaatctttgCCCCTTTTaacctgccaacaaatctttgccacCCCGATAATTAGATGTCGGAAGAACTTATTAAAAACATGGACAAATAATATATCTTTGGGACCAGATCCCTACctatagattttcacaaaatcacattttcagtGGTCAGTATAAATTATAGAGAAATAGAACTGCACTAAGCTCTTTGGTAAGTTTTCAAATACAGTTGCCAATCTAGGGTTGATCTGCTCAACACTAGCTATAATTGACCTATGACATCCCCTACAGGAATAGACTTTGTggtttggtaaaaaaaattagGTATACAATATTTCAATGTGATGTTATGCAACATCAATTAGTGTACTCTTATTGGCTATCCCGAAACCACTCTTGATAAAATCATATGAATATTGTTAATGATGTATTTGCAGGAGATTTTTGAGGCTGTTACTAGATGGGTCAACCATGACTTAGATCATCGAAAGCAACTTGCTATAGACTACCTTCAGAAGTTCAAGCTTCAAAGCTATACAATTCCTTCTGACATACTGCAGAAAGCCCTGGATGGTGGAATGAGAGATATTCCTGAGTGCAAAACAATACTAGAGGAAGCAATAGCCATGCAAACCAAGACTATGTCTCTACAAAAGGCATTTGAGATTTCACAGCGACCTGATGACCCACAGGTTTCTGATATTGCAAAGCATGCCAAGAAGTACATGGAAGAAAACTTCACCTTTTTGTCAAAACAGCCAGATTTTTTGGATCAAACAACGGCAGAATGCATGGAAAAGTTTCTAAAAACTTACCTTGACTACAGATATGGATATCATAAAGAGAAAGATGTGAGTATTGTAAATTTATTGTACCAGCCCAGTCTTCAGAAGTCGAGAGAATACTTTTCTTTTTGCAAACAATGAACAATGCATCTACCAAAAATGAGTTACTGCATGTTAACTTTGTGTTTCACATTAGATTAATCTACCTTTCAAAAAATACTTTTGTATGTTGTGCATGAATAATCCATAAGTTACGGCACTTCATTTAATGTATTTCTGAGACATATTTCTGAGACCATATTACCTCGTACTGACTACCATGAAACCACTCTTgatataattatacatatatgaTATTGAAATTACAGGAGATTTTTGAGGCTGTTACCAGGTGGATCAACCATGACTTAGATCATCAATAGCAATTAGCTATAGACTACCTTGAGAATTTAAAGCCACATCAGCTTCAATCTGCAGAAGCTTACATACTGCAGAAAGCCGTAGCATAATCTTATTGATAAAATCATACAAATATTGTTAATGATGTATTTGCAGGAGGTTTTTGAAGTTGTTACCAGATGGATCAATCATGACTTAGATCATCGAAAGCAACTTGCTATAGATTACCTTGAGAAGTTCAAGTTACATACGATTCCTTCTGACATACTGCAGAAAGCCCTGGATGGTGGAATGATAGACATTCCTGAGTGTAAGACTATACTAGAGGAAGTGATAGCTTTGCAAACCAAGACTATGTCTCTACAAAAGGCATTTGAGATTTCACAGCGACCTGACCGAGAAGTTTCTGATACTGCAAAGAAGTACATGAAAGAAAACTTCACCTGCTTGTCAAAACATCCAGATTTCTTGGATCAAACAACATCAGAATGCATGGAAAAGTTTCTACAAACTTATCTTCAATACTATAAAGAGAATTATGTAAGTATTATAAATTCATTGCACCAGCTGGTCCAGTTTGCAGAAGCAGAGAATACTTTTATCTTTGCAAACAATGgaaaaaaataagcacccaccaaATATAATAACGAGTTACTCATAGCACCCTGGGCTTAATGCTGGGCACTTCAAATATTGGAATGAATAATGATACATGAATAGAAACAAACTTTTAGGCTTCACTTAGCTACACATGTTCAAATTACAGCAAAGAAAAAATAACTAAAGGTAAGGAATCACAGTGACAAAAGACATATGTGCGTACAAATGTTGcaacaagtattttttttttaattgttccatatcgttatgaatacgccAGAGTGACGAATCaagcattttgagcaaattgagttattatacatgtatgcttgtgattatgtttcaggcgatatttcatttccaccaaaaattaatgataaatcatACTTTCCGACATAGGTATTGAAATTGTGATATGGACGGATCGCGCCTataagtgcgattaatgaatttgaccaaaagacgaatcgtatacttaggcAATAGAACCAGATTAGTTTGATCCTTCGATCGACCATCAATACTTGGTTGATCCTTATTTATAAAATTAATTGAttaactattgttaattgtgattacaagccgacgacgaacgtcggcttgttctgtctcttcccaATTCTTGCCTTAGCCAGTTTCACGGCTAAGgctttctttttaccgcgttctttcttctttcttcttctgtcaacatcatctgtcaacatcataatcagccatcgtagccacatgctttaaGCCATGTTGATCATATTGTTCGTCagtaggaccattgggtggtgccacaaatgtcagatgaatattttcggtcaaaggtcatccacttccggtcaatggctaaaaacgtgattttcactaaaaatgcttctccttccacgtattacatagcatcgtgacgtcacttacaaacatgcatcatctatatccagtgtctaaaagttatacacagaattgggatcaaaggtcattaaggggtcacttccggtaaaagtctgaaaaatttgtaaaaaatattcaaaaaatcactgtctttacaaattacatagcagagcccaggatctttaggatgcctacagttttggggtcaaaggtcattaaggggttacttccggtcaaaaaccaaaattatcaaaaaatttaaaatttatctcaaaatgtaaacagaccagagtaatataaccatcatacatgaatcagtattacctgatgtatgcatggtatttttattttgggggtcaaaggtcattaaagggtcacttcctgtttttaactaaataacttcaagaatttttatctcaacaactaatcatagtagaattttttaattaaaattggaacaatgcattttatcgttgtacacaaggttttttttttcattgaggtcaaaggtcattaaggggtcaaaaggtcaatcataaatttaaaaaaattaaaatccatgtataagttccgattaagctggaattcaccaggaatattccttatgacatcctaagcactatgtaatattttgtggggtcaaaggtaattaagggatcacttccggttatcaacaaaaccgcatGGTGGCTAAACATCACTGGCTAAGGgtcgtgctctgtgagcacaaggTATCGcggatctagttcttcttctttctttcttctggcaaccaatcaactgcatctagctccgcaagggattgacagatttcaaccaaacttgacccataagaccactgggctaggccgaACCtcccatttgactttgaccttgctgtgacctttgacctagctataatggtcaaaaatgtgatttcacaaaaaatgctactccttccacaaatttcatgcgatgagaatatggttatatcatgtgactcgactttagtcggtgtctatagggtgtgctcagataaggggtcaaaggtcattaaggggtcatttccggtcaaagtctaaaaatattcaaaaaatcactgtctttacaaattacatagcagagagtcgccattagcacacatgcattgctactagccagggtctttaggatgcctacagttttggggtcaaaggtcattaaggagttacttccggtcaaaaaccaaaattatcaaaaatgctcaaaaaatttttatctcaaaatgtaaacagaccagaataatataaccatcatacatgcattagtgttacctgatgtatgcatggtatttttattttgggggtcaaaggtcattaaggggtcacttcctgtttttagctaaataacttcaagaatttttatctcaacaagtaaacatagtagaatttttttattaaaattggaacaatacattttgtcgatGTACGTGAGGTTTTTTCCCAttgagagggcgcaacactaaatcactccgcattttatgtaacaacgaaattcggctaatatagtccatagtgaatatgagattgtagcgaccatatctaccgacatgttcactttaaatcactcaatattggctcatatgaattcgacaagtgtctttaatgataacatgcagaaaaaactggacaattgatctcaaaagcaattctctgtggcggattaagagaaaacccgattttgaaatgtgagtggtgagtttagtatatttttagctattttttttgcaccgcaaaatagcgaaaaaagtcaatggtcatcgatatatgccgacaaaagttttggaatctagagaaacagagctttaatttgataccaaatttattttgccaagtattgcagggacgccagaaatggcgcttgaagtaggcaattcacacgttatcctatgggacgctgaattagtgctacGCCCCCCcattgtaacggccgtcgttatgaacgcgctccttttacattcttcgcagccaaaataagagatgcgcttcacaaaatgtgttctatttcaatcattatgataaacaaagattacaaaaagtcatcctcatgaaaaattattggaaaaaacactttattggccgagtaggcgcctgcaaagtctagatatgcgtccaaaaatcatcaaaaaggctcaaaaatggattttaaggttaatagacattgtaaatctgcatgaagccgttttgctgaatattcagtaggcctacgcaaaaagatcgtaattgttaccactggaacggggggggggggtatttatacttcagactcagtaataaatgatttacaaaacaaaatagcaacactgataatctagaaaagaaattaaacttggttcaaagacgtgctcaaattgtcgccTGTCACTAATTGAGTGAGTTTTGTAAAACTTTcagatattggaggaaaagtcgaaatattcgattttcggcatttcggcctgatttttaaaacatcatttctcttgaacggaatgtcgcagagacatgaaatcttcggtgctgagcttcaaatttgctctagtttacataatgagtaataaatgtggattttaaaaacttttaacaccttataagagggcgcaacactaaatcactccgcattttatgtaacaacgaaattcggctaatatagtccatagtgaatatgagattgtagcgaccatatctaccgacatgttcactttaaatcactcaatattggctcatatgaattcgacaagtgtctttaatgataacatgcagaaaaaaactggacaattgatctcaaaagcaattctctgtggcggattaagagaaaacccgattttgaaatgtgagtggtgagtttagtttatttttagctatttttttttgcaccgcaaaatagcgaaaaaagtcaatggtcatcgatatatgccgacaaaagttttggaatctagagaaacagctttaatttgataccaaatttattttgccaagtattgcagggacgccagaaatggcgcttgaagtaggccgaattcacacgttatcctatgggacgctgaattagtgctgcgccccctgtaacggccgtcgttatgaacgcgttccttttacattcttcgcgcaacataagagatgcgcttcacaaaatgtgttctatttcaatcattatgataaacaaagattacaaaaagtcatcctcatgaaaaattattggaaaaaacactttattggccgagtaggcgcctgcaaagtctagatatgcgtccaaaaatcatcaaaaaggctcaaaaatggattttaaggttaatagacattgtaaATCTGCATgcagccgttttgctgaatattcagtaggcctacgcaaaaagatcgtaat includes:
- the LOC140145225 gene encoding uncharacterized protein — encoded protein: MAKNFTYLSLEPGFADQTTTECMEASLESYSDRSKQEETFEVVTRWVNYDLDKRKQVAKDCLKKFELHCLSSDALQKALDDGMKDIPECKTVLEEVIALTNKTMSLQQAFEISQRPENKSSDFAKFAKIYMYKNFIYLSKHPDFLDHTTTECMETFLKIHLINTTPTRTSTRYKHHKEKRYHVSQHETFKIVTSWVNHDLDQRKQVATVYFKKFELHIISTDALQKALDDGMKDIPECKTVLEEVIALINKTMSLQQAFEILQHPEKRLSKFAKSVKKYMEGNVVYLSKQQDFLDQTTTECMDTFLKTYFDKHRITYFDKPRCHEKQDHCEIFEAVTRWVIYDLDQRKQLAMNYLTEFELHTLHSDILQKALDGGMRDIPECKRVLEEVIGIQTKTMSLQKAFEIWQQPDPEVSDRANIGFHLYMGKAHKYMTDNFIYLSKQPDFLDQTTTECMETILATFFVDSTNNRSHYHETFVAVIRWVNHDLENRKELAIDYLEKFKPHKFQSDILQKALDDGMKEIPECKTALEDVLGIQNKTTSLQRAFEITQQPDSEDSDSEDSDSEDSDSEDSDSEDSGMAKYAKEYMEENFTYLSKQPDFLDQTTTECMDLFLKNFFDDHQSYRYHKEKVIIFEAVTRWINHDLDHRKQLAIDYLSEFELHTLQSDILQKALDGGMRDIPECKRALEEVIGIQTKTMSLQKAFEISQQPDPQVSDTAKHAKKYMEENFTYLSKQSDFLDQTTTECMEKFLQIYLDYSYRYHKERHEIFEAVTRWVNHDLDHRKQLAIDYLQKFKLQSYTIPSDILQKALDGGMRDIPECKTILEEAIAMQTKTMSLQKAFEISQRPDDPQVSDIAKHAKKYMEENFTFLSKQPDFLDQTTAECMEKFLKTYLDYRYGYHKEKDEVFEVVTRWINHDLDHRKQLAIDYLEKFKLHTIPSDILQKALDGGMIDIPECKTILEEVIALQTKTMSLQKAFEISQRPDREVSDTAKKYMKENFTCLSKHPDFLDQTTSECMEKFLQTYLQYYKENY